A genomic stretch from Strongyloides ratti genome assembly S_ratti_ED321, chromosome : 1 includes:
- a CDS encoding Ectoderm-expressed 4: MLKEPSNIVISSNFMSADSVERFQLSRQDASVSTSRKSPLGRTDNILYEVEDDESECIHVSSSTSSFNSTKSPVIPPTNDFIGKNNNFKKLNILTVDNQNSKSCNSENNLLSCRSHSSNCLEDSSSTTLSPKNNQNNFNSEILNGSTTMLAVNHNFYPVNKKVIKNYNNNCVPKWKLCTPVRSQLNMQNALLRQQTTLDDVSGKYPINGSQECPFDHLEQYNQPLYYNGNDKLINKNKLIGPRNSNPVPETSDYHNQNSTASCKIGDVKLQSSLSTPCENINSGNDNINKSSNEYRRFKSEGSTTNPFSQTSMINMEGHYNDGISLDHHRMHMTNNGSHPNYCHHKGNTQLAEVSMPLNTHTDQVMLMHTLKTKLQKYQQFIDKAFELIQESDDSQVIEGCTIVTKVMQKAWLYPRISQDLAHALCDYLKEKDYLEIIINIFIKQIIGEPVRLACGRLFEEILSLNNREYIVQNNYLKKITQMAEKLNKNPEQQRMSLSIMECLFKHSSSTTYRLIDYGILDHILLTCKRAADSPATLRQASLALANLVLYSCPEARKKIVQKKLPDWLFLLASQPDDITRYYACLAICVLASCKEMELAVATSGTLALVEPFLLSHNPTVFASNHYKQSQGRPKEWLIRLLPLLNSKCREAKSITAFHFTMESVIKKNQDKIAILHEIGAIPLLKEVASSPDDLPAQLASEALTIIGEEVPYKLSRQVPCWSVENVQCWVAKIGFEEYCESFGKHKVDGDLLLLLNENELENDIGMKSGLLRKKFLRELESLKIAADYSSIDDSNLDTFLMSLSPELSAYTYPMLNAGITRAMLPQITEEWMVNVCGMTNEIHKYKLKQALQDGKHIDDIEVAQLSKQYDIFISYRRSNGNQLASLIKVMLTIQGYKVFIDVDRLHAGKFDSSLLKNIQAAKHFILVLTEHSLDRLINDHTCDDWIHKELKCAFEHNKNIVPVIADGFKWPSDPSDIPADIRQITTFNGVNWVHEYQDACITKIKRFLTEYDDNHKTRNTNTITTLKRNNSLASKKNSSMSTSTLPSKLLGSGRKANSGSGKNTPLNNGRLRNTNDSSIESPSYRGISIEKSSNRKFFSSTTAQVM, translated from the exons atgttaaaagaACCATCAAATATTGTAATATCATCTAATTTTATGTCTGCTGATTCTGTTGAAAGATTTCAGTTGTCCAGACAAGATGCCTCAGTTTCAACATCTAGAAAATCACCATTAGGGAGAACGGACAACATATTATACGAGGTGGAGGATGATGAGAGTGAATGTATTCATGTATCTTCATCTACTTCTAGTTTTAATTCAACAAAATCTCCCGTCATCCCACCTACAAATGATTTTAttggaaaaaataataattttaaaaaattaaatattttaacagtAGACAATCAAAATAGTAAAAGTTGTAAtagtgaaaataatttactttcATGTAGGTCACATTCAAGTAATTGTTTAGAAGATTCCTCATCAACAACATTATCaccaaaaaataatcaaaataactttaattcagaaatattaaatggtTCAACGACAATGTTAGCTGttaatcataatttttatcctgtcaataaaaaagtaataaaaaattataataataattgtgtTCCAAAATGGAAATTATGTACACCAGTTAGAAGTCAATTAAATATGCAAAATGCTTTACTTAGACAACAAACAACATTAGATGATGTTTCAGGAAAATATCCAATTAATGGATCTCAAGAATGTCCATTTGATCATTTAGAACAATACAATCAaccattatattataatggtaatgataaattaataaataaaaataaattaattggCCCAAGAAATAGTAATCCTGTTCCTGAAACATCAGATTATCATAATCAAAATAGCACTGCTTCATGTAAAATAGGTGATGTTAAATTACAATCATCTTTATCAACACCAtgtgaaaatattaattcaggaaatgataatataaataaaagttcaAATGAATATAGAAGATTTAAAAGTGAAGGTTCAACGACAAATCCTTTCTCTCAAACAAGTATGATAAATATGGAAGGACATTATAATGATGGCATTTCATTGGATCATCATAGAATGCATATGACTAATAATGGATCACACCCAAATTATTGTCATCATAAG GGTAATACTCAGCTAGCAGAAGTGTCAATGCCTCTTAATACACATACAGATCAAGTAATGCTTATGCATacattaaaaacaaaacttcaaaaatatcaacaatttattgataaagcTTTTGAGTTAATTCAAGAATCAGATGACTCACAAGTGATTGAGGGATGTACAATTGTGACAAAAGTTATGCAAAAAGCATGGTTATATCCTAGAATAAGTCAAGATTTAGCACATGCTTTAtgtgattatttaaaagagaaagattatttagaaattattattaatatttttatcaaacaaATTATCGGTGAACCTG TACGGCTAGCATGTGGGAGATTATTTGAAGagatattatcattaaataatcgAGAATACATtgtacaaaataattatttaaaaaaaataacacaAATGGCAgagaaattaaataaaaatcctGAACAACAAAGGATGTCTTTATCAATTATGgaatgtttatttaaacattCATCTTCAACAACTTATCGTCTTATTGATTATGGTATTCTTGATCATATCCTACTTACATGTAAAAGAGCAGCAGATTCACCAGCAACACTTCGTCAAGCTTCATTAGCTTTAGCAAATCTTGTCCTGTATAGTTGTCCAGAggcaagaaaaaaaattgtacaaAAAAAG ctTCCTGATTGGCTTTTTTTGTTAGCTTCTCAACCAGATGACATCACACGTTACTATGCTTGTTTGGCTATTTGCGTTTTAGCAAGTTGTAAAGAGATGGAGTTAGCAGTTGCAACATCTGGTACATTAGCATTAGTAGAACCATTTCTTCTCTCACATAATCCTACTGTTTTTGCTTCAAATCACTACAAACAAAGTCAAGGAAGACCAAAAGAATGGTTAATAAG attgtTACCATTACTGAATTCAAAATGTAGAGAGGCAAAATCAATAACAGCTTTTCATTTTACAATGGAATctgttattaaaaagaatcaAGATAAAATTGCAATTCTTCATGAAATTGGTGCCATTCCATTACTAAAGGAAGTTGCTTCTTCTCCAGATGACTTACCAGCTCAATTGGCTTCTGAAGCATTAACAATTATTGGAGAAGAAGTGCCATATAAGTTATCTAGACAAGTGCCTTGTTGGAGTGTAGAAAATGTTCAATGTTGGGTAGCTAAAATTGGTTTTGAAGAGTATTGTGAAAGTTTTGGTAAACATAAAGTTGATGGTgatttactattattattaaatgaaaatgaattaGAAAATGATATTGGAATGAAAAGTggtttattaagaaaaaaatttctaagaGAGTtagaaagtttaaaaattgcTGCAGATTATAGTTCAATTGATGATTCAAATTTGGATACATTTCTAATGTCATTATCTCCAGAATTAAGTGCATATACATATCCAATGTTAAATGCTGGTATAACAAGGGCAATGCTTCCACAGATAACAGAAGAATGGATGGTAAATGTTTGTGGAATGACAAATGAAATTCACAAGTACAAATTGAAACAAGCTTTGCAAG atgGAAAACACATTGATGATATTGAGGTTGCACAATTAAGTAAACAATATGATATCTTTATTTCATATCGTAGAAGTAATGGTAATCAGTTAGCTAGTTTAATTAAGGTTATGCTAACAATACAAGGTTACAAAGTTTTTATTGATGTAGATAGATTACATGCAGGAAAATTTGATTCTTCATTATTGAAGAATATTCAAGCAGcaaaacattttattctTGTATTAACAGAACATTCATTAGATAGACTTATTAATGATCATACTTGTGATGATTGGATTcataaagaattaaaatgTGCCTTTGAacataacaaaaatattgttcCTGTTATTGCAGATGGTTTCAAATGGCCTTCTGATCCAAGTGATATTCCAGCAGACATCAGACAAATAACAACTTTTAATGGAGTTAATTGGGTTCATGAATATCAAGATGCTtgtataacaaaaattaaaagatttctAACAGAGTATGATGATAATCATAAAACTAGAAATACCAATACAATAACTACACTTAAAAGAAACAATTCATTGgcttcaaaaaaaaattcatctaTGTCTACATCAACATTGCCTTCCAAACTTCTTGGTAGTGGAAGAAAGGCAAATTCTGGAAGTGGTAAAAATACTCCATTAAATAATGGAAGACTGCGCAATACTAATGATTCATCTATCGAGTCACCTTCTT aTCGTGGAATATCTATAGAAAAATCTTCTAAtcgaaaatttttttcatctacAACTGCCCAAGTtatgtga
- a CDS encoding Rhomboid-related protein 2, whose amino-acid sequence MASSLMDGGSNEENHIQTFSFEQENTNEKVEWLKIFNDLDKEKTGRIHKRDLQRRLYNKNYLNLKSHQLQTLINSVDQNKDDYIDLFEFCMLMAKAKNDYYKQALFYSSRFVLPPHHNKQKISYLHQYSLCPPPLFIVFICFINIGFFVFYDNQHLSGNPFILLSYPNHDVWRLFTYSLIHSSISHLINNLIILIVFGLPLELVHGSLRLGIIYVIGAIGGGLLHFAYDPKYGLIGCSGAASAIMACHIANLFINWREMELKWFRLAFIILFTLSFVGISIYANVTEPNHGISDMSHLGGAIAGLCMGVLFLKNLRVTNTERIIKWTLFTFHMIFILILFLNFMDVFSFQRHIFKKTE is encoded by the exons ATGGCTTCTTCACTAATGGATGGCGGTAGCAATGAAGAAAATCATATTCAAACATTTTCCTTTGAACAAGAAAATACTAATGAAAAAGTAGAAtggttaaaaatatttaatgat cttgataaagaaaaaactGGAAGAATTCATAAACGTGATTTACAAAGAAggttatataataaaaattatttaaatttaaagtcACATCAACTTCAAACTTTAATTAATTCTGTTGATCAAAATAAAGATGATTATATTgatttatttgaattttgTATGCTGATGGCTAAAgcaaaaaatgattattataaacaaGCATTATTTTATTCCTCAAGATTTGTCTTACCTCCACAtcataataaacaaaaaataagttaTCTACATCAATACTCACTTTGCCCACCAccattatttattgtttttatatgctttattaatattggattttttgttttttatgataatcaACATCTATCTGGAAAtccatttatattattatcatatccTAACCATGATGTCTGGAGATTATTTACCTACTCACTGATACATTCAAGTATTTcacatttaattaataatcttattattttaattgtttttggTCTTCCACTAGAATTAGTTCATGGATCATTACGTTTAGGaataatttatgttattGGAGCTATTGGTGGTGGTTTGTTACATTTTGCATATGATCCAAAATATGGATTAATTGGATGTAGTGGTGCTGCATCAGCAATAATGGCATGTCATATTGCAAATTTATTCATCAATTGGAGAGAAATGGAATTAAAATGGTTTCGATTGGCtttcataatattatttacctTATCATTTGTGGGAATTTCTATATATGCTAATGTAACAGAACCAAATCATGGAATCAGTGATATGTCACATCTTGGTGGTGCAATTGCCGGTCTATGTATGGGagtgttatttttaaaaaatttaagagTCACTAATACAGAAAGAATCATTAAATGGACACTTTTTACTTTTCATATGatctttatattaattttattcctCAATTTTATGGATGTTTTTAGTTTTCAAAgacatatatttaaaaaaactgaATAA
- a CDS encoding CWC16 protein family-containing protein, which produces MTGTERKVFQKYYPPEFDGSKVPKIRTKKASYFIQRVMTPFNMQCNTCNEYIYKGKKFNMKRETAHGEDYLGLKIFRFTFRCPNCLAEIKFKTDLENTDYTAESGATRLFEAYKLYQDQKKAEEEKEEAEKNDPMKMLEKRTQQSKAEMDALNELEELKEANRRNLNLNLDDLIEQKTSTITDDLKIQEDEDEALLNSLFNNSSGSSVSKVVDEIVEELPDSDESSDDEFKAPLPVVMATNKPHLVDFSYYIDFSYTI; this is translated from the exons ATGACTGGAACAGAGAGAAaagtttttcaaaaatattatccaCCTGAATTCGATGGATCAAAAGTTCCTAAAATAAGGACAAAAAAAGCatcatattttatacaaCGTGTTATGACTCCTTTTAATATGCAATGTAATACATGTAATGAATATATCTATAagggaaaaaaatttaatatgaaaAGAGAAACAGCTCATGGAGAAGATTATTTaggtttaaaaatttttaggtTTACTTTTag GTGTCCTAATTGTTTAgcagaaataaaatttaaaacagaTCTAGAGAATACAGATTATACAGCTGAAAGTGGAGCAACACGATTATTTGAGGCATACAAATTGTACCAAGATCAAAAAAAAGCAGAAGAAGAGAAAGAAGAAGCTGAAAAGAATGATCCAATGAAGATGTTGGAAAAAAGAACACAACAAAGTAAAGCAGAAATGGATGCTTTAAATGAGTTAGAAGAATTAAAAGAAGCAAATAGGCGAAatcttaatttaaatttagatGATCTTATTGAGCAAAAGACATCCACAATAACAGATGACTTAAAAATTCAGGAAGATGAGGATGAAGCATtattaaattcattatttaataattccaGTGGTTCCTCAGTATCTAAAGTTGTTGATGAAATTGTTGAAGAGTTACCAGATAGTGATGAAAGTAGTGATGATGAATTCAAAGCACCATTACCGGTTGTCATGGCTACAAATAAACCCCATCTAGTAG atttctcatattatattgatttttcttatactatttaa
- a CDS encoding Lipid-binding serum glycoprotein, C-terminal domain and Lipid-binding serum glycoprotein, N-terminal domain and Bactericidal permeability-increasing protein, alpha/beta domain-containing protein, producing the protein MIYSRLLCVVSTIFLAFYIKNVNGNVIPGAQIQFSKNGLNYLMGVAIDYINSEITKIHIPDIEGLFKFTYQLANIRIEQFNVPKSSNIIQLSPPDKVSINLQGIGGKMTAHYHVRIKEGFIHLSKSGTLDVSIVGASVDVTVAITSANGHPHISTSGCSANFRGFYIKFHGNLIDDIINLFRKEIERHFKRKVEEIICQEIEEVVIDMEILGSFKGFHVNYALTSNPESSTSSFAIPIEGLIYYDGHKDDPKIPKPNNVIHPYDSDKYLCIDFDGDRVLGSAAYAFKLSNLSDFLIDDNILKLFPEKIRNFFKCECSDGLCIGELIPEIKKNCPAGKSVAIDCSAIAFPGFHFNSSGIYVNATGNGNFQIVTPNGYNMKLFDLYMDIGLLIESDLKITNWVVSGDVELYEYHFQVKNSVVGTIQTQIIQQIIDDALKYLIVGLADGILKSGIPLPKIDHLNIVNSKFIFGRELLSVCTDFDLYL; encoded by the exons atgaTCTATTCAAGATTATTATGTGTTGTTTCAACTATTTTTTTagcattttatataaaaaatgtcaaTGGAAATGTCATTCCAGGAGCACAGATTCAATTTAGTAAAAATGGacttaattatttaatgggTGTTGCAATTGATTATATAAATTCTGAAATCACAAAAATTCACATTCCAGATATTGAAGGATTATTCAAATTCACATATCAGTTAGCAAATATAAGAATTGAACAATTTAATGTTCCTAAATCttcaaatattattcaaCTTTCTCCACCTGATAAAGTTAGTATTAATTTACAGGGAATAGGAGGAAAGATGACAGCACATTATCATGTAAGAATAAAGGAAGGGTTTATCCATCTTAGTAAATCAGGAACTCTTGATGTTTCAATTGTAGGGGCTTCTGTTGATGTTACTGTTGCTATTACCTCTGCAAATGGACATCCACATATTTCAACTTCTGGTTGTAGTGCTAACTTTAGAGGATTTTACATTAAGTTTCATGGAAATTTAATTGATGATATAATcaatttatttagaaaagaAATTGAAAGACATTTCAAAAGAAAAGTTGAAGAAATTATATGTCAAGAAATAGAAGAAGTTGTAATTG ACATGGAAATATTAGGATCATTCAAAGGTTTTCATGTTAATTATGCCTTAACATCAAATCCTGAATCATCTACAAGTAGTTTTGCTATTCCAATAGAAGGTCTTATATATTATGATGGCCATAAAGATGATCCTAAAATTCCAAAACCAAATAATGTAATTCATCCATATGACtcagataaatatttatgtatagATTTTGATGGTGATCGAGTTTTAGGTTCTGCAGCTTATGCATTTAAACTTTCAAATCTTAGTGATTTTTTGATTGATGATAATATCTTAAAACTTTTCCCTGAAAAAAttagaaacttttttaaatgtgaATGTAGCGATGGTCTTTGCATAGGAGAATTAATTCcagagataaaaaaaaattgtccaGCAGGAAAATCTGTTGCCATTGATTGTAGTGCAATTGCTTTTCCAGGATTCCACTTTAATTCATCTGGTATTTATGTTAACGCAACTGGAAATGGTAATTTTCAAATTGTTACACCAAATGGATATAATATGAAactttttgatttatatatGGATATTGGTCTTTTAATTGAAAGTGacttaaaaattactaattGGGTTGTTTCAGGAGATGTTGAATTGTATGAATATCATTTCCAAGTTAAAAATAGCGTAGTTGGAACCATTCAAACACAAATTATTCAACAAATTATTGATGATgccttaaaatatttaattgttggACTAGCTGatggtattttaaaaagtggTATTCCGTTACCAAAAATTGATCATCTGAATATTGTAAattctaaatttatttttggtaGAGAATTACTATCAGTCTGTACTGATTTTGATCTTTAtctttaa
- a CDS encoding Zinc finger, CCCH-type domain and Ribonuclease Zc3h12a-like domain-containing protein, whose protein sequence is MSFNSHPPLRRTVSKITNILQPPFSSTIITDGNLFTNKSTQMHTSASMKFSINSFEYINDSCNASTSEESQHSSLSRESSDPLSEKFNSLTISTTSDYYELLQFTTKLGYDQTQLDQVLENLNPLEVTEDKVLSELIKLGKIPALEYNKNLPSIPKNSEKELRSIVIDGSNIAMTYGNKAVFACKGIRICIDYFLNRGHTEIICFIPSFRREQSRPDSPISDQQILFDLESEGHLFWTPSRRINGRRIVCHDDRYILNAALDKEAIIVSNDEYRDLIKENPQYKRIVQNNLLMYSFVHSKFMPPDDPLGKHGPTLDQFLSKNYTPLNGQICPYSKKCTYGNKCKYYHPEKQNENRTSVVDKLLNDSQKQNSRGSGTESTSMGYNKCHLKAIQRTLVTRASSLNPNFIPNNNDNKSHINVSRQLSTPLHWNNQSPQISSHKSNTSLYSTTNSIWSPIEINSGFTSHNPIFQNDIFMGNEERQRLQYHLSQLFPPNAVTAVLLANPLENNPQTLCKMILAYQSCLDSSFF, encoded by the coding sequence aTGTCATTTAATAGTCATCCTCCATTAAGACGAACTGTGTCgaaaattacaaatattcTACAACCACCTTTTTCATCAACAATTATAACAGATGGTAACctttttactaataaatcAACTCAAATGCATACTTCCGCTTCAATgaaattttctataaattcatttgaatatataaatgattcaTGTAATGCTTCAACAAGTGAAGAATCACAACATTCATCATTATCAAGAGAATCATCAGATCCATTAtcagaaaaatttaattcattaaCAATATCAACAACCTCAGATTATTATgaattattacaatttacAACAAAATTAGGTTATGATCAAACTCAATTAGATCAAGTATTGGAAAATCTTAATCCTTTAGAAGTAACAGAAGATAAAGTTTTAAgtgaattaataaaattaggAAAAATTCCTGCAttagaatataataaaaatttaccatCAATACCAAAAAATAGTGAAAAAGAGTTAAGAAGTATTGTTATTGATGGTTCTAATATTGCTATGACTTATGGTAATAAAGCTGTTTTTGCCTGTAAAGGAATTCGTATATGtattgattattttttaaatcgtGGTCATACAGaaattatatgttttattCCTAGTTTTAGGAGAGAACAATCAAGACCTGATTCACCTATATCTGatcaacaaatattatttgatttagAATCAGAGGGACACCTATTTTGGACACCATCAAGAAGAATAAATGGTAGGAGAATTGTTTGCCATGAtgatagatatattttaaatgctGCTCTTGATAAAGAAGCTATAATTGTATCAAATGATGAATATAGAGatttaattaaagaaaatccacaatataaaagaattgtccaaaataatttattaatgtattCATTTGTTCATTCTAAATTTATGCCACCAGATGATCCATTAGGTAAACATGGTCCAACATTAgatcaatttttatcaaaaaattatacaccATTAAATGGTCAAATATGTCCATATTCTAAAAAATGTACTTATggaaataaatgtaaatattatcatcCTGAAAAACAAAATGAAAATAGAACATCAGTTGtagataaacttttaaatgaCTCACAAAAACAAAATTCTCGTGGTTCAGGTACAGAATCTACTTCAATGGGATATAATAAGTGCCATCTTAAAGCAATCCAACGTACATTAGTTACAAGAGCTTCTTCATTAAATCCCAATTTTATAcctaataataatgataataagtCTCATATTAATGTTAGTCGTCAGTTATCAACACCACTTCATTGGAATAACCAATCACCACAAATATCATCACATAAATCAAATACATCATTATATTCTACCACTAATAGTATATGGAGTCcaatagaaataaattcAGGATTTACTTCTCATAATCctatttttcaaaatgacATATTTATGGGTAATGAGGAAAGACAACGTTTACAATATCATCTTTCACAATTATTTCCTCCAAATGCTGTAACAGCAGTTTTATTAGCCAATCCTCTTGAAAATAATCCTCAAACATTATGTAAAATGATTTTAGCTTATCAATCATGTTTGgattcatcatttttttaa
- a CDS encoding Zinc finger, RING/FYVE/PHD-type domain and WD40/YVTN repeat-like-containing domain and WD40-repeat-containing domain-containing protein yields MSFLCHKCCKPYTEPGSNHALYTTNCGHLIGHSCIMEVINKSTNERNQFSCHECYRMLKRVDCHPVYNIPDEIYKLALDSFKLKSDLNDEYVKKQYLMGNLQRKPIILKKWNICFEGSLQAYDIFNEYIVTIFYRSKVHENSQLLRIINMRNGICFYSKVYNFNYCTTVAINKYRENVLEFCVGYLDGTVKIFIFNIKGSNFRIKHGESFHESASIQSICYLNKNKIVYSTVGGNLIVVGTTKQSKKCDLFENSSIEKCTVKNLQTLTDDAFLGLANSKIYVFSKNRSPYNIIEDNENEIINYTVEPLTNLLTLLCRKKFKSKELGESLPSYILYEINETILEIDSKKERVYHTSKIKTIKCQEDQIQTIFNPGIFSMEEGRRSSLHSFIPDVKNKSLNIHYLFFDEVSTEQGTFENLDSCISVECIKKPQMFLPNIYKKRMVVIFQEKLAVIDFYYPIFDE; encoded by the exons atgtCATTTTTATGTCACAAGTGTTGTAAACCTTATACTGAACCTGGAAGTAATCATGCTCTGTATACCACTAATTGTGGGCATTTAATTGGTCATTCCTGTATAATGgaagtaataaataaatctaCTAATGAAAGAAATCAGTTCAGTTGCCATGAATGTTATAGAATGTTAAAAAGAGTCGATTGCCATCCTGTTTATAATATACCTGATGAA atTTATAAATTAGCATTAGatagttttaaattaaaaagtgatttaaatgatgagtatgttaaaaaacaatatttaatggGAAATTTGCAACGAAAaccaataattttaaaaaaatggaatATATGCTTTGAAGGATCTTTACAAGcatatgatatttttaatgaatatattgTAACTATTTTCTATCGTTCAAAAGTACATGAAAATAGTCAGTTACTACGAATAATTAATATGAGAAATGgaatatgtttttattcaaaagtaTATAATTTCAATTATTGTACCACTGTTGCAATAAACAAATATCGAGAGAATGTTTTAGAATTTTGTGTTGGTTATTTAGATGGAactgttaaaatttttatttttaatataaaaggaTCAAATTTTCGTATCAAGCATGGTGAATCTTTTCATGAAAGTGCATCAATTCAGTCTATTTGTTATTTgaataagaataaaattgtatacTCGACTGTTGGAGGAAACTTAATTGTTGTTGGTACAACTAAACAATCTAAAAAATGTGACTTATTTGAAAATAGTTCCATTGAAAAATGTACTGTCAAAAATCTTCAAACGTTGACAGATGATGCTTTCTTAGGTTTAGCTAACAGTAAAATTTATGTGTTTTCAAAAAACCGGAGTCCATACAATATTATTGAGGATAACGAAAATgaaattatcaattatacTGTGGAACCTCTAACTAATTTGCTCACTCTACTTTGTcggaaaaaatttaaaagtaaagaaTTAGGTGAATCACTACCTTcgtatattttatatgagaTAAATGAGACAATTTTGGAAATTGATAGTAAAAAGGAGAGAGTTTACCATacttctaaaattaaaactataaaatgTCAAGAAGATCAAATTCAAACTATTTTTAACCCAGGCATTTTTTCTATGGAAGAAGGAAGGAGATCTTCGTTGCATTCATTTATACCagatgtaaaaaataaatcattaaatattcattatctATTTTTCGATGAAGTCTCTACAGAACAGGGAACCTTTGAAAATTTAGACTCTTGTATTTCTGTtgaatgtattaaaaaaccACAAATGTTTCTaccaaatatttataaaaagagaATGGTTGTAATATTTCAAGAGAAACTTGCTGTAATTGATTTCTACTATCCTATTTTTGATGAATAG